The nucleotide window TGCTGAGCTCGATGCCCATGTCGCGGTCCTTGAGCCGCTCGTCCACCTTGGCGATCATGAGGTCGACGATCTGGATGATGTCTTCCTCGGTCAGCTGGTGGAAGACGACGGTGTCGTCCACACGGTTGAGGAACTCGGGGCGGAAGTGCTGCTTGAGCTCTTCGTTGACCTTGTTCTTCATCCGCTCGTAGCTGGACTTGCTGTCGCCCTGGGCCGCGAAGCCGAGGTTGAAGCCCTTGGAGATGTCCCGGGTGCCGAGGTTGGTCGTCATGATGATGACCGTGTTCTTGAAGTCCACGACCCGGCCCTGGGAGTCGGTCAGGCGACCGTCCTCCAGGATCTGCAGCAGCGAGTTGAAGATGTCCGGGTGGGCCTTCTCGACCTCGTCGAAGAGCACGACGGAGAACGGCTTGCGGCGCACCTTCTCGGTGAGCTGGCCGCCCTCTTCGTAGCCGACGTAGCCGGGAGGCGAACCGAACAGCCGCGAGACCGTGTGCTTCTCGCTGAACTCCGACATGTCGAGGGAGATCAGCGCGTCCTCGTCGCCGAAGAGGAACTCCGCGAGCGTCTTGGACAGCTCGGTCTTACCGACACCGGACGGACCGGCGAAGATGAACGAGCCGCCGGGACGCTTGGGGTCCTTCAGGCCGGCGCGGGTACGGCGGATGGCCTGGGAGAGCGCCTTGATGGCGTCCTTCTGGCCGATGACGCGCTTGTGCAGCTCGTCTTCCATCCGCAGCAGCCGGGAGGACTCCTCCTCGGTGAGCTTGAAGACCGGGATACCGGTGGCCGTCGCCAGAACCTCGGCGATCAGCTCCTCGTCCACCTCGGCGACGACATCCATGTCGCCGGCCTTCCACTCCTTCTCCCGCTTTGCCTTCGCGGCCAGGAGCTGCTTCTCCTTGTCGCGCAGGCCCGCGGCCATCTCGAAGTCCTGCGAGTCGATCGCGGACTCCTTCTCCCGGCGCACATCGGCGATCTTCTCGTCGAATTCGCGCAGGTCCGGCGGCGCGGTCATCCGGCGGATGCGCATCCGGGAGCCGGCCTCGTCGATCAGGTCGATCGCCTTGTCCGGCAGGAAGCGGTCGGAGATGTAGCGGTCGGCGAGCGTCGCGGCGGCGACCAGCGCGGAGTCCGTGATGGACACGCGGTGGTGCGCTTCGTAACGGTCCCGCAGACCCTTGAGGATCTCGATGGTGTGCGGCAGCGACGGCTCCGCGACCTGGATCGGCTGGAAGCGGCGCTCCAGGGCCGCGTCCTTCTCCAGGTGCTTGCGGTACTCGTCGAGCGTGGTGGCACCGATGGTCTGCAGCTCGCCTCGCGCCAGCATGGGCTTGAGGATGCTCGCGGCGTCGATCGCGCCCTCGGCGGCGCCCGCACCCACCAGGGTGTGGAGCTCGTCGATGAACAGGATGATGTCGCCGCGGGTGCGGATCTCCTTGAGGACCTTCTTCAGGCGCTCCTCGAAGTCACCGCGGTAGCGGGAGCCGGCGACCAGGGCACCGAGGTCGAGGGTGTAGAGGTGCTTGTCCTTGAGGGTCTCGGGCACCTCGCCCTTGACGATGGCCTGCGCCAGGCCCTCGACGACCGCCGTCTTGCCGACGCCGGGCTCGCCGATGAGGACCGGGTTGTTCTTGGTACGGCGGGACAGCACCTGCATGACCCGCTCGATTTCCTTCTCGCGCCCGATGACCGGGTCGAGCTTGGTCTCGCGAGCGGCCTGCGTCAGGTTGCGGCCGAACTGGTCCAGGACGAGGGAGGTCGAGGGCGTGCCCTCGGCGGGGCCGCCGGCCGTGGCGGCCTCCTTGCCCTGGTATCCGGAGAGCAGCTGGATGACCTGCTGCCGCACCCGGTTCAGATCGGCGCCCAGCTTCACCAGGACCTGGGCGGCGACGCCCTCGCCCTCGCGGATCAGGCCGAGCAGGATGTGCTCCGTACCGATGTAATTGTGGCCGAGCTGGAGGGCCTCGCGGAGCGACAGCTCCAGGACCTTCTTGGCACGGGGGGTGAAGGGAATGTGCCCGGACGGGGCCTGCTGGCCCTGCCCGATGATCTCCTCCACCTGCTGGCGGACCGCCTCGAGCGAAATCCCGAGGCTCTCCAGGGCCTTAGCGGCGACACCCTCACCCTCATGGATCAGGCCCAGGAGAATGTGCTCGGTGCCGATGTAGTTGTGGTTGAGCATCCGGGCTTCTTCCTGAGCCAGGACGACAACCCGCCGCGCGCGGTCGGTGAACCTCTCGAACATCGTTAATCGCTCCTCAGAGCGGTCAGGCAGTTAGGGGTCGGTCCCCTCCCTGTCCTTCCGCATGCTAGTCCCGCGGGGCGGGACAGCTCATTCCAACTGCCGACACCCGTCCGGATCACCCCCGCTCCGGCGGGGAAATTTACTGCCGAACAGCTGACATCTGCTCCAACTCGATGGTGCGAGACGATGTTCCCGCAGGCCAGGCATATACGCCCTCTGCCACTACGCCCGTGGCGAACGCGCCGGGTGCCGACACGCCGTCCGCCGCCGGCCACCGGCCGGGGCGTATCGCCTCGGGCGCCGGTCACACGGTCTCTTCCCACTGAGACTGTCTTACCCGCTGCCACGGACACTCCATGCGGCGTGAGCCGCTTCCATCCGCTACGGGCGAACATCCGCACGCCACCGCACACCCCTCCGCACGCCTCAGGTGGAAACGGAACGTATCCATACCTCTACACAGCGTAACTTCCTGGCATTTCGGCAGTTGCACCGGGCATGGCCCGCGTGCTTCCGCGCCCCCGCAGCCCCCTCGCCACCGTCCGACGGTGGTACGAGGAGGAAATGGGCTGGCCGACCACCGGAGGGGATCCGGTGGAACTGCTGGCGGGGCTGCGCTTCGATCTCCTGGAGATGCCCGCCGATGCGGGGTACGCCGTACTCCGCCGGCTGCCGTGTACCGGCCCGGTGGCACTGCTTCGGACCGGACGCGACGGGAATCGGCCGGGTAATCGGCCGAAATTGCTCATCTTCATCGCAGCCGGCGGCGCCGAGGAACTCCCGGGAATCCTGGAATGGCTGGAGTGGGGTGCGCTCGCGCCGGATCTTACGGCGCGTGGGACCGGAGACCGGATGCCCGCACCGGCGTTCCCCACCGGCCCAGCACTGTCATACGGATTCGGTTCGAGGGAGGCCGCGGGGTGGGTGCGACCTCCCCGACCCGGGTACGAGGCGGAGAATTCCCTGCCCACCACGGGGCCGGGAGCAGGAATCAGGGACGTCGGAGGCGCCCCCGACCTCGTACGGCTCGTGAGCGCAGCGGCCACCGAGTGCCACCGTGCCCGGTTGGTGCGTGCTGGTAATGCCCAATCGGACCGCGCGTACGGCGATCAGCCGTTGGCCTTCTCAAATGCCTCGCGAATGTCGGCGGGGACCCGGCCACGGTCATTGACGTTGTAGCCGTTCTCCTTCGCCCACGCGCGGATCTTCGCGGTGTCCTGGCTGCCGCCGGAAGCCGCCGCACGGGACTTGCCACGACCGGAAGAAGCGCGGCCACCGGTACGGCGACCCGCCTTCACGAAGTCGGCAAGCGACTCGCGAAGCTTCTGGGCGTTGCTGTCGGAGAGGTCGATCTCGTAGGACTTGCCGTCGAGAGCGAACGTCACCGTCTCGTCCGCCTCGCCACCGTTGAGGTCGTCGACAAGAAGAACCTGAACCTTCTGTGCCACCGGTTTCCCTTTCATCGAATGCGGATTACGACGGAAAGCAAACCGCTTTTCCGGGAAAAACACAAACCCTTGGGTAGGGTTCACTTGCCCACAGACCGGGGAACGCATGCTTCCGTACCCATGAGATAGGGGAGCGATTCGGACATAGAACACTCCTCACAGGTGCAGAAGCATCCGGCTGTTACCCAGGGTGTTCGGCTTCACTCGTTCGAGGCCCAGGAACTCCGCAACGCCCTCGTCATAGGAACGCAGCAGCTCACTGTAGACATCACCGTCTACCGGGGCATCGCCGATCTCCACGAAGCCGTGCTTGGTGAAGAAGTCGACTTCGAAGGTGAGACAGAAAATGCGCCGCACTCCCAGCCAGCTCGCGGTGCGCACCAGCTTGTCCAGGACCTGATGGCCGACTCCCGACCCCTTGAGCCGCGGATCCACGGCCAGCGTGCGGACCTCCGCCAGGTCTTCCCACATGACGTGGAGCGCCCCGCAGCCCACGACCTCGGCGTCTTCGTCGCGCTCGGCGACCCAGAACTCCTGGATGTCCTCGTAAAGCGTGACGGTGGCTTTGTCGAGCAGGATCCCGTCACGTGAGTAGGCGTCGATGAGGCGGCGCACGGCCGGAACATCGCTGGTCCTGGCGCGGCGCACGGTGAGGCCTTTTGAATGCGGAGGCATGCGGGGACGCTATCGCCCCTTGCCGGTGGCGTTCGCCCCGGGTTCATCCCCTTCGGCGGATCCGGCTTCCCCGGCTGCTTGCGGTGCCGCTTGCGCGCGGTCCACTTCCGCCGGCGCGGCCTCTTGTGCCTGTTGTGCCTGTTGTTCCGCGCCTTCCGCCGGCTCGTCGACTTCCACCATCCGCACGGCATCGCGCAAGGCCTGGCGCTGTTCCGGCGACATCATGCCGAAGAAGGCCACAAGGGCGGCCCCGGGGTTGTCACTGGCGGACCATGCCTCGTTCATCAGTGCGGCCGCGTAGGCGGCGCGAGTGGAGACCGCCTCATATCGATAGGCGCGGCCTTCTGCTTCGCGGCGCACCCAGCCCTTCTGGTGGAGGTTGTCCAATACGGTCATGACCGTGGTGTAGGCGATCGACCGTTCCTTCTGCAGATCTTCCAGGACTTCGCGAACGGTGACCGGGCGGTTCCACTCCCAGACCCGCGTCATGACCGCGTCTTCCAGATCACCCAAGCGTCTCGGCACACAAGAAGAATAGTGGGAGATGTCGTGAATGCCCGTTGATCTCGTGGCGTTTGTGCCGGAAAAAGGAGTACGACCCGGGACGGTGTTTCCCGGGTCGTACCGTGCGTGCGGGCCGCCGAATGGCGGCGGGGGCTCAGGCGCCGTGCCCCCGGGGCTCCTGGGCGGACTCGGCGCGGGCCAGCACGGCGTCCACGGCGGCGTCCTCCTTGGACTTGTTCGCCCCGCCCTGGCTCTTGACCATGGTCACGATCAGAGCGGTGAAGGCCACGGCCATCACTACGGGCGGGAGCAGCGCTGCGACGTAATCCATGCCGTTCGGCCTCCTTCAGGAATGTGACCCTTCGAGAGTACGCAGCGCTCAGGCGGTACGGCTCTCGGGGGGCGGGGCCGGCTTCCGGCGGGGCGGGAAGACCTCGCCCGGCGTGGGGATCGGCCGGTCCGGACGGGGCGTCTTCGGCTGCGGCGACGGGGCGGGTTCCGGTTTGCGTTCCGGTTTGCGGTCCGGTTTCGGCTCCCGGTCGGGCTCGCGCTCCCGCCCGTCGAGGGCCGCCGAGCGGCCGCCCGGGAGCGCGCGCAGCCGGGCCCGTACGGAGTGCTCGGCCAGCTGCTCGCAGTGCCGCAGCAGGGCTTTGCGGCGTTCGCATTCGGCCATCGTGGCCGGCCGGGCGCTCAGGTCGCGCAGGGCGGCGAGGTCGTCGGGCCCGGGGACGTGCCCCGCGGCCAGCGCCTCGGTCAGCTGCGCGAGGTAGCCGACCGCCGAGCCGGGCAGGGCTTCGCGGTATCGGGCGAGGTCGGCGAGGAGGAAGGCGCGCAGCCGGCCGCTTTCGCGGACCGCCTCGTCCACCGCCTCGGCCAGCCGGAGATATTCCTGGATGTCCTGTGACCACTCGGGCACGGGGGCCTGGAGCGGGGCGGGGTGGGACGTCGACTCAAGGGCATGGGCGAGGGCGCGACGGAGCACACGCAACTCATCGGCGCTGAACGCCATGCCGCCGCGGGTTCCGTTTGGCATTGGCATATGGCGACTTTACGACCGATTTCGACAAAAGCCGCTTAATTCGTGAACGGTGGCGCGGCAGCGAGCCGCGCCACCGGGCGCTCGGCGTACCGCCGGCCGGCGAGGACCGGCCGGGGACCCGCGGCGGACGGGCGCCGCTCCCCTACGAGCGAGCGATTACGAGCGGGCGATATTGCGCTCGTAGACCAGCCGCAGACCGATGAGGGTGAGCCACGGCTCGTGCGCGTCGATCACCGACGACTCACCGAGCACCATCGGGGCCAGCCCGCCGGTGGCGATCACGGTCACCTCCTCCGGGTCGTCGGCCAGCTCCCGTGCCATTCGCTGCACCACACCGTCGACCTGGCCCGCGAAGCCGTAGAGGATGCCGGACTGCATGGCCTCGACGGTGTTCTTGCCGATGACGCTGCGCGGCCGGGCCAGTTCGATCTTGCGGAGCTGGGCGCCCTTGACGCCCAGCGCGTCGACGGAGATCTCGATGCCCGGCGCGATCACGCCGCCGACGTACTCACCGCGCGCGCTGACCGCGTCGAAGGTGGTGGCCGTGCCGAAGTCGACGACCACCGCGGGACCGCCGTAGAGCTCGACGGCCGCCAGGGCGTTGATGATCCGGTCGGCGCCGACCTCCTTGGGGTTGTCCATGAGGATCGGCACGCCGGTCTTGACGCCCGGCTCCACCAGGACGGCCGGGACGTCGCCGTAGTAGCGGCGGGTGACCTCGCGCAGCTCGTGGAGCACGGAGGGCACCGTGGAGCAGATCGAGATGCCCTCGATGCCGTCGCCCAGGTCGTCGCCGAGCAGCGGATGCATCCCCATCAGGCCCTGGAGCAGGACGGCGAGCTCGTCGGCGGTGCGGCGGGCGTCGGTGGAGATCCGCCAGTGCTCGACGATCTCCTCGCCGTCGAACAGGCCGAGGACGGAGTGGGTGTTGCCCACGTCGATGGTCAACAGCATGGTGGTCAGCCGTCCTCGCGCGCGGCGGTGTCCGGGGCGAGCGCCGCGTGGTCCGCGTCCTCGCGCAGGTCGAGGCCGATGTCGAGGATCGGGGAGGAGTGCGTGAGCGCCCCCACCGCGAGGTAGTCGACGCCGGTCTCGGCGTAGGGCCGGGCGTTGTCGAGCGTCAGCCGGCCCGACGACTCCAGCATGGCGCGGCCGGCGACCAGCTCGACGGCCTCGCGGGTCTGCTCCGGCGTGAAGTTGTCCAGCAGGATCAGGTCGGCGCCCTGGGCGAGGATCGGCGGGATCTGGTCGAGGCGGTCGACCTCCACCTCGATGGGCACCCCGGGGAACTCGGTCCGTACGGCCTGGAAGGCCGCGGCCACGCCACCGGCCGCGACCACGTGGTTGTCCTTGATCAGCGCCGCGTCCGACAGCGACATCCGGTGGTTGACGCCGCCGCCGCAGCGCACCGCGAACTTCTCCAGGGCGCGCAGCCCCGGCGTCGTCTTGCGGGTGTCGCGGACCTTGGCCTTGGTCCCCTCCAGCGCGTCCGCCCAGCGCCGGGTCGTGGTCGCGATGCCCGACAGGCGGCACAGGAGGTTCAGCGCGCTGCGCTCGGCGGTGAGCAGATCGCGGGTGCGGGTGGTGACGCTCAGCAGCGGGGTGCCGGCCTCGACCCGGTCGCCGTCCTCGACGTGCCGCTCGACGGCGAACTCGGCGGTGCACACCATGGACAGCACCGCCTCGGCGATCCGCAGCCCGGCGACCGTACCGGCCTCACGGGCGGTGAAGTCGCCGGTGGCGACGGCGTCTTCGGGGACGGTCGCCACGGTCGTGACGTCCACGCCCTGGTCGAGGTCCTCCTCGAGGGCGAGGTGGGCGATGTCCTCGACCTGCACGGGGTCGAGCCCGGCGGCCACCAGGAGCGCGGCCAGATCGGGATCCAGGCCGCAGCTCAGCGGGTCGAGTTCATACGAGCCGTCGTCGCCGCCGCAGCCGCAGGCGTCGCCGCAGCCACCGCCGGGGGTGTCGCCGGTGGGCCCGCCGATCTGAAGGAGGGGGAGGTCGTCGCGGGTGCTGCTCACGGGGTGGCTCCGTATTCGGGGAGGGGGGTGGGGTACCCCGGGGGTCTGTCGTTGCGGTCGATCGGTGGTTACGGGGTGGCGGTGGCCCGGGGGCCGTCGTCGGCGGTCGGCGGGAATCCGGCGGTCTCCGTCGTACGGAGGGCCAGCGCCCGGTCCGCACCCAGGGTGATGCGGAAGTGCCGGCGCCAGGAGGCATCGTCCCGCTCCGGGTGGTCCTCGCGCCAATGGCAGCCGCGGGTCTCCGTACGGCGCTGTGCCGCGGCGACCAGTACCCGTGCGACGCACAGGAGGTTGGTGGCTTCCCATGCTTCCACGCCGGGCTCGGGGGCCTTGTGCGCGGAAGCCTGGGCGCTCGTCTCCGTCGCCTCGCGGTGAAGGCGGTCGAGGGCGGCGGCGGCCTGCGCGAGGCTCTCGGCGCTGCGCAGCACCCCGGCACCGGCGGTCATGATCCGCTGCACGGCACCGCGGGTCTCGGGGGCGAGGAGTGGGAGGGTGGTACGGGGCGCGGGCGCCGGCGCGGGGTGTGCCCCGGGCGCCGGGGCGGGGCGCGTTGCGGGGCCTCCGGCGATGTCCGCGGCGATCCGCTCCGCGAAGACCAGGCCCTCCAGGAGGGAGTTGGAGGCGAGACGGTTGGCACCGTGCACGCCGGTGCAGGCGACCTCTCCGCAGGCGTAGAGGCCGGGGACGGTGGTGCGCCCGCGCAGATCGGTGCGCACGCCGCCGGAGGCGTAGTGCGCGGCCGGGGCGACCGGTATCGGCTCGCTGACCGGGTCGAGGCCATGGCTGCGGCAGGCGGCGAGGATGGTCGGGAAGCGGCTCTCCCACATCTGCGCGCCGAAGTGCCGGCCGTCCAGATACATGTGCTCGGCGCCCTGTTCGTGCGCCCGGCGCGTGATCGCCTTGGCGACGATGTCGCGCGGCGCCAGTTCGGCGAGTTCGTGCTGCCCCACCATGAAGCGGGTCCCGCCGGCGTCGACGAGATGGGCGCCCTCGCCCCGCACGGCCTCGGAGATCAGCGGCTGCTGGCCCTCGGCTTCCGGGCCCAGATACAGGACGGTGGGGTGGAACTGGACGAATTCCAGGTCGGAGACCTCCGCGCCGGCGCGCAGCGCCAGCGCCACCCCGTCGCCGGTGGAGACCGGCGGGTTGGTGGTCGCGGAGAAGACCTGCCCCATGCCGCCGGTGGCGAGCACCACCGCCGGGGCGTGCACGGCCCCGACGCCGTCGTGCTGGCCCTCCCCCATCACGTGCAGGGTGACCCCGCAGGCATGGCCGTCGGCGTCCGTGAGCAGGTCGAGGACCAGGGCGTTCTCGACGGTGCGCAGGCCGGCGGCGCGGACCGCCTCGACGAGCGCGCGGGAGATCTCCGCCCCGGTGGCGTCGCCGCCGGCGTGCGCGATACGGCGGCGGTGGTGGCCGCCTTCGCGGGTGAGCGCGATCTCCTCGCTGTCCGGTGCGGTGTCGAAGCGCGCGCCGGTCCGGATGAGGCGGTGGACGGCGTCGGGGCCCTCGGTGACCAGGGCCCGCACGGCCTCCTCGTCGCACAGTCCGGCGCCCGCCACGAGGGTGTCGGCCAGATGCTGCTCGGGGGTGTCGCCCTCGCCGAGCGCCGCGGCGATACCGCCCTGCGCCCAGCGGGTGGAGCCGTCGTCCAGGCGGGCCTTGGTGACGACGACGGTCCGGCGGCCGGCCGCGGCGCAGCGCAGCGCGGCGGTCAGCCCGGCCACCCCGGAGCCCACGACGACGACGTCGGCCTCGATGGACCAGCCGGGGGCGGGGGCCGTCAGACGTATGCCGGTGCCCGGGAGGGGTCCGGGTCCGGTACCTGTTCCGGTGGCGGTCATCTGCTCGCTCCGAGGGGGCCGTGGTGGTGGGAGGCGGCCGGGTCTTCGGCGGGCGGGCCGGAGCCGGCGGTGTGCGGGGTGGCTCCGCCCGCGTCGGCGGGCGTGGTGTCCCGGGCCCCGAAGAGGAGACGGATGTTGTCGATGAGCCGGGTGGTGCCGACCTTGGCGGCGACGGCCAGGATGGCCTCGCCCTCGTAGGAGTCCGGGACCTCGGTGAAGTCGCACGGATCGACCAGCGCCAGATAGTCGAGCGCCAGCGGCGGGTCGAGCAGGGCCGCGTCCTCCAGCACCGCGCGGGCCGCGGCGCGTGCCACCGAGGGCCCGTGCGGGGGCACCGCGGCGGCGTAGGCGACGGCGTGCGCGTCGGCGGCGGCCCGGTCCTCGCCGAGGGCGGCCAGGGCCGCCGCGCGGTCCTGGGCGGGGTGGCCGGCGCAGGCGGCGCGGGCGCGCAGCGCCTCCTCGGCGGCGAGCCGGTCGCGGGCCGCGAACAGCGCCCCCGACAGCGCGAGCGCGGTGTGCCGCTCCGGGGCGGAGAGGTAGCGGTTACGGCTGGACAGGGCGAGCCCGTCCTCCTCGCGGACCGTGGGGACACCGACGATCTCGACGGGGAAGTTGAGGTCGGCGGCCATCCTCGTGATGACCGCGAGCTGCTGGGCGTCCTTCTGCCCGTAGAACGCGCAGTCCGGGGCGGTCAGATGCAGCAGCTTGGCGACGACGGTCAGGACGCCGTCGAAGTGACCGGGGCGGCTGGCGCCCTCCAGGAGGCCGCCCATGGGGCCGGCGGCGATCCGGATCTGCGGTTCCCCGCCCGGGTAGACCTCGTCGGCGGACGGCGCGAAGACCACGTCCGCACCGGCCGCGGCCGCCAGTTCGACATCCGCCTCCAGGGTGCGCGGATAGCGGTCCAGGTCCTCGCCGGCGCCGAACTGCAGCGGATTGAC belongs to Streptomyces sp. NBC_01454 and includes:
- a CDS encoding ATP-dependent Clp protease ATP-binding subunit — encoded protein: MFERFTDRARRVVVLAQEEARMLNHNYIGTEHILLGLIHEGEGVAAKALESLGISLEAVRQQVEEIIGQGQQAPSGHIPFTPRAKKVLELSLREALQLGHNYIGTEHILLGLIREGEGVAAQVLVKLGADLNRVRQQVIQLLSGYQGKEAATAGGPAEGTPSTSLVLDQFGRNLTQAARETKLDPVIGREKEIERVMQVLSRRTKNNPVLIGEPGVGKTAVVEGLAQAIVKGEVPETLKDKHLYTLDLGALVAGSRYRGDFEERLKKVLKEIRTRGDIILFIDELHTLVGAGAAEGAIDAASILKPMLARGELQTIGATTLDEYRKHLEKDAALERRFQPIQVAEPSLPHTIEILKGLRDRYEAHHRVSITDSALVAAATLADRYISDRFLPDKAIDLIDEAGSRMRIRRMTAPPDLREFDEKIADVRREKESAIDSQDFEMAAGLRDKEKQLLAAKAKREKEWKAGDMDVVAEVDEELIAEVLATATGIPVFKLTEEESSRLLRMEDELHKRVIGQKDAIKALSQAIRRTRAGLKDPKRPGGSFIFAGPSGVGKTELSKTLAEFLFGDEDALISLDMSEFSEKHTVSRLFGSPPGYVGYEEGGQLTEKVRRKPFSVVLFDEVEKAHPDIFNSLLQILEDGRLTDSQGRVVDFKNTVIIMTTNLGTRDISKGFNLGFAAQGDSKSSYERMKNKVNEELKQHFRPEFLNRVDDTVVFHQLTEEDIIQIVDLMIAKVDERLKDRDMGIELSSEAKSLLAKRGYDPVLGARPLRRTIQREIEDALSEKILFSELRPGHIVVVDVEGEGETAKFTFRGEEKSALPDAPPIESATGGSGPNLSKDA
- a CDS encoding SCO3374 family protein, whose protein sequence is MGWPTTGGDPVELLAGLRFDLLEMPADAGYAVLRRLPCTGPVALLRTGRDGNRPGNRPKLLIFIAAGGAEELPGILEWLEWGALAPDLTARGTGDRMPAPAFPTGPALSYGFGSREAAGWVRPPRPGYEAENSLPTTGPGAGIRDVGGAPDLVRLVSAAATECHRARLVRAGNAQSDRAYGDQPLAFSNASRMSAGTRPRSLTL
- a CDS encoding histone-like nucleoid-structuring protein Lsr2, which encodes MAQKVQVLLVDDLNGGEADETVTFALDGKSYEIDLSDSNAQKLRESLADFVKAGRRTGGRASSGRGKSRAAASGGSQDTAKIRAWAKENGYNVNDRGRVPADIREAFEKANG
- a CDS encoding amino-acid N-acetyltransferase: MPPHSKGLTVRRARTSDVPAVRRLIDAYSRDGILLDKATVTLYEDIQEFWVAERDEDAEVVGCGALHVMWEDLAEVRTLAVDPRLKGSGVGHQVLDKLVRTASWLGVRRIFCLTFEVDFFTKHGFVEIGDAPVDGDVYSELLRSYDEGVAEFLGLERVKPNTLGNSRMLLHL
- a CDS encoding BlaI/MecI/CopY family transcriptional regulator, with amino-acid sequence MTRVWEWNRPVTVREVLEDLQKERSIAYTTVMTVLDNLHQKGWVRREAEGRAYRYEAVSTRAAYAAALMNEAWSASDNPGAALVAFFGMMSPEQRQALRDAVRMVEVDEPAEGAEQQAQQAQEAAPAEVDRAQAAPQAAGEAGSAEGDEPGANATGKGR
- a CDS encoding type III pantothenate kinase produces the protein MLLTIDVGNTHSVLGLFDGEEIVEHWRISTDARRTADELAVLLQGLMGMHPLLGDDLGDGIEGISICSTVPSVLHELREVTRRYYGDVPAVLVEPGVKTGVPILMDNPKEVGADRIINALAAVELYGGPAVVVDFGTATTFDAVSARGEYVGGVIAPGIEISVDALGVKGAQLRKIELARPRSVIGKNTVEAMQSGILYGFAGQVDGVVQRMARELADDPEEVTVIATGGLAPMVLGESSVIDAHEPWLTLIGLRLVYERNIARS
- the nadC gene encoding carboxylating nicotinate-nucleotide diphosphorylase, with amino-acid sequence MSSTRDDLPLLQIGGPTGDTPGGGCGDACGCGGDDGSYELDPLSCGLDPDLAALLVAAGLDPVQVEDIAHLALEEDLDQGVDVTTVATVPEDAVATGDFTAREAGTVAGLRIAEAVLSMVCTAEFAVERHVEDGDRVEAGTPLLSVTTRTRDLLTAERSALNLLCRLSGIATTTRRWADALEGTKAKVRDTRKTTPGLRALEKFAVRCGGGVNHRMSLSDAALIKDNHVVAAGGVAAAFQAVRTEFPGVPIEVEVDRLDQIPPILAQGADLILLDNFTPEQTREAVELVAGRAMLESSGRLTLDNARPYAETGVDYLAVGALTHSSPILDIGLDLREDADHAALAPDTAAREDG
- a CDS encoding L-aspartate oxidase; translation: MTATGTGTGPGPLPGTGIRLTAPAPGWSIEADVVVVGSGVAGLTAALRCAAAGRRTVVVTKARLDDGSTRWAQGGIAAALGEGDTPEQHLADTLVAGAGLCDEEAVRALVTEGPDAVHRLIRTGARFDTAPDSEEIALTREGGHHRRRIAHAGGDATGAEISRALVEAVRAAGLRTVENALVLDLLTDADGHACGVTLHVMGEGQHDGVGAVHAPAVVLATGGMGQVFSATTNPPVSTGDGVALALRAGAEVSDLEFVQFHPTVLYLGPEAEGQQPLISEAVRGEGAHLVDAGGTRFMVGQHELAELAPRDIVAKAITRRAHEQGAEHMYLDGRHFGAQMWESRFPTILAACRSHGLDPVSEPIPVAPAAHYASGGVRTDLRGRTTVPGLYACGEVACTGVHGANRLASNSLLEGLVFAERIAADIAGGPATRPAPAPGAHPAPAPAPRTTLPLLAPETRGAVQRIMTAGAGVLRSAESLAQAAAALDRLHREATETSAQASAHKAPEPGVEAWEATNLLCVARVLVAAAQRRTETRGCHWREDHPERDDASWRRHFRITLGADRALALRTTETAGFPPTADDGPRATATP
- the panC gene encoding pantoate--beta-alanine ligase yields the protein MDPALPAEQARPGPGHLLHTAAALRDLPRRSGGERAVVMTMGALHEGHATLIRAARRRVGPQGQVVVTVFVNPLQFGAGEDLDRYPRTLEADVELAAAAGADVVFAPSADEVYPGGEPQIRIAAGPMGGLLEGASRPGHFDGVLTVVAKLLHLTAPDCAFYGQKDAQQLAVITRMAADLNFPVEIVGVPTVREEDGLALSSRNRYLSAPERHTALALSGALFAARDRLAAEEALRARAACAGHPAQDRAAALAALGEDRAAADAHAVAYAAAVPPHGPSVARAAARAVLEDAALLDPPLALDYLALVDPCDFTEVPDSYEGEAILAVAAKVGTTRLIDNIRLLFGARDTTPADAGGATPHTAGSGPPAEDPAASHHHGPLGASR